The genome window AAAGTGACCCGCCGTAAGGGCGGTACCCATTGCGGCCGTGACCCAAACAACGGATATGTACGCAGCGTGCCCCCCGACAACCACAGCACTCAACCCGTAAAAAAAGATGTGTAGATACCTATGCTGCGATGGCATCACCGCAGAGCACCTGAAACACCGCGCCGCGTGTATCGCAGGCAAGCGAGCTCTCACACGTGTGTGTCATTCAGGCGGCTGGTTGCAAGGTCAGTATCTCGAATCCCGCTGCTGTCACCGCGACCGTGTGTTCCCACTGCGCTGAGAGACTGTTGTCCTTGGTCACCACCGTCCAGCCGTCTTTGAGGCTGCGCACTTTGGCGCTGCCCTGGTTGAGCATGGGCTCAATGGTAAAGACCATGCCTTCGCGCAGTTCGAGCCCGGTGCCAGGGCGGCCGAAGTGCAGGATCTGCGGTTCTTCGTGCATCTCACGGCCGATACCATGGCCGCAATATTCGCGCACCACGCTGTAGCCGTTGGCCTGCGCATGGCTCTGGATCGCATGGCCGATATCACCCAGGCGCGCGCCGGGGCGAACCTCACGGATGCCGGCCCACATCGCCTCGAAGGTCTTTTCCACCAACCGCTGCGCTTTGGGCGCCACGTTGCCGATCATGTACATCTTGCTGGAGTCAGCGATAAAGCCGCCTTTTTCCAGGGTGATGTCGATGTTGATGATATCGCCGTCCTTGAGGATTTCCTTGGCGCTGGGCATGCCATGGCACACCACCTCATTGATCGAGGTGTTGATGCAAAAGGGGTAGTCGTATTGCCCAAGGCTCGCCGGGCGGGCTTGCAAGTCGTTACGGATGAAGGCTTCGACGGCGCTGTCCAGCTCCAACGTGGAGCGTCCGGCGGCGACAAAACCGTCGAGCATCGTGAACACCTGGGCCAACAGGCGCCCGGATTCGCGCATGACGGCCAGTTGAGCGGGAGTCTTGATCATCAGCCGCGCCCCCGGATCAAGTCGGGTTTGTCCAGCAACAGCTTATTGATCAGCTCGTTGTAGGGCAGCTGCGGGTTGAGTTCGGCGAGCAGGCCAATCTTGATCCAGAACTCGGCCTGGGCGTTGATCGAGCGGTCCATGGCGGCGCTGGCCAGGCGGAGCTGTTCGTGCAGTTGGTCGGTGATCTTGACGATGCCCATGAGGTTCACTGTGCTGTGTGGATATACAAAGCGTATACGTTTCGTATATCGCTCGTAAACCCCGGCGCGCTGAAAGGCGGTAGAGCATTGACTTGCCGGGTGATCGCCGGTTAATTTCGTTGCATGACTTTTCAAGCCTTCCGCAGCCAGCCAAGCATTATTACCGCCATTCCTCATTTGGCGGGATAGCGCACGGCTGCACCCAAACCCGCCCTAGAGGCGGGTTTTGTTTTTCCGTCTCCAGCGCCCTATACAAAACGCCAGGAGACACCCATGAGCACCTGCACAGCGACCCACACCGCCGACCCCGGACTGCTTGAGCACTACGTGAAAAAGATCCTTGCCGCCCCGGTCTACGACCTGGCGGTGCGTACCCCGTTGCAAGTCGCCCCCGCACTGTCCGCGTTGCTCGGTAACCAGGTACTGCTCAAGCGCGAAGACCTGCAACCGACTTTTTCCTTCAAGATTCGTGGCGCCTACAACAAGCTCGTGCAACTGACGCCTGAGCAAAAAGCCCGCGGTGTAGTGACGGCATCGGCCGGTAACCATGCGCAAGGCGTGGCGCTGGCGGCGCGGGAGCTGGGGATCAAGGCCCGTATCGTCATGCCGTGCAGCACGCCGGAGTTGAAGGTGCTGGGCGTGCGCTCGCGGGGGGCCGAGGCGGTACTGCACGGGGAGAGCTTTCCGTTTGCCCTGGCGCATGCGCTGCAATTGGCCGAAACCTCGGGGTGCACGTTTGTCTCACCTTTTGACGACCCGGACGTGATCGCTGGCCAAGGCACTGTGGCCATGGAACTATTGCGCCAGCAACAGGGCCCGCTGGACGCGATTTTTGTGCCGGTGGGCGGCGGTGGCCTGATCGCCGGGATTGCCGCTTACGTCAAATACCTGCGACCCGAGGTGCGCATCGTCGGCGTCGAGCCCGAAGGCTCCAGCTGCCTGTTGGCGGCCCTGCGTGCGGGTGAGCGCGTGGTGCTGCCGAGTGTCGACGGGTTTGCCGATGGCACCGCCGTGGCGCAGATCGGCGCCTTCGGCTTTGAGATCTGTCGCGACTGGGTGGATGAGGTCATCACCGTCAGTAACGACGCGTTGTGCAGTGCCATCAAGCTGATCTACGACGACACGCGCTCCATCACCGAGCCTTCTGGCGCGCTGGCGGTAGCGGGCATTTGCTGCTATGTGGGGCAACACGGCATGCGCGGGCAGACCCTGGTGGCGGTGAATTCCGGGGCCAATATCAACTTTGATAGTTTGCGACATGTTGCTGAAAGAGTGGCGGCACAAGGTGCAAGTTAGTGCATAAACGTTTAATCGACGCTGTTCGACGATAATTTGCCCTGAGGCAACCGACTTATATAAACCGGCCCGCCACTTATGAGGAAAAGTTACAACAAGACTCCGGTTTGCCGAGTAGGCTGGTGAATGTAAGCGCCTTCCAGGGTCGGTAAGGCGTGGCAGGCAAGCGTCTGCCGGATACACAATAATTTGTTGGCAGTCTCATAAAAGGAGAGGTTGGCCATGCTTTCGGAATTAGAACTTCGCAGCATTATTGAAGGAAGTTTCCTGCCCAAACGGTGTGAATGCACCAAAGCCGAAGATGCTTCGCTGACGATCAAGGTCTATGACGACCGCGACCGCGACCGCGTGGATTTGGAAGTCAAAGGCATCAACGCCGATAAACTCGACAGCAGTCGGGCCATTTGCAATCTCATCAGCGGGTTGCGCGAAGACCTCAAGCATACCCATACACCCGCTCTGCAAAGAGTCGGCGCGCGCGGCTATTACTAGCCTGTAGCCTGAGGTTGAATCACCGAAGACCTGTGGGCCTGGATAAACGCCAGGCCCAGTACGGTTTCTGTGGCCACCGCCAGCAGGATGCCAGGGCCTGCATTGCCACTGATCCATTCACTTAGCCCCAACCCTGCCAGTACCAGACAGCCGGTGGCAAACCCGCTCGTCAGGGCACGGCGTGTCGCGTCAGAGGGGGCATGGCGTGCGCCATAAAACATGATACCGATGGCCAGGAACAACGCAGCGTTGCGGCGTGCAACCAGGCCGGTAGCGCTGGAGTACTCAACGCTCCACAGCCACAGCAGCAGGCCCGGGTGTAACCCCCAGAGCAGGGCAAGGGTGAAGCACAACAGGGCGGTAAAGGTGGCGAGGGTGCGGAAACTCAACGGCATGGCGAATCCTTTCAGCCTGGTGACAAGCCCGCAAGATTACGCGTTTGTGCGCGGGCTTGTCGCGTGCCTTTCAACGGCTCAATTCTGAAAGTCGCAGGCTTCGGACATCTTCCGATAGCCCACATCTTCGACTTTTCCGGCTTTATCGACGAACTTGATATCGGCATTGATGACCTTGCACTCATTGG of Pseudomonas fluorescens contains these proteins:
- the map gene encoding type I methionyl aminopeptidase, which codes for MIKTPAQLAVMRESGRLLAQVFTMLDGFVAAGRSTLELDSAVEAFIRNDLQARPASLGQYDYPFCINTSINEVVCHGMPSAKEILKDGDIINIDITLEKGGFIADSSKMYMIGNVAPKAQRLVEKTFEAMWAGIREVRPGARLGDIGHAIQSHAQANGYSVVREYCGHGIGREMHEEPQILHFGRPGTGLELREGMVFTIEPMLNQGSAKVRSLKDGWTVVTKDNSLSAQWEHTVAVTAAGFEILTLQPAA
- a CDS encoding ParD-like family protein; its protein translation is MGIVKITDQLHEQLRLASAAMDRSINAQAEFWIKIGLLAELNPQLPYNELINKLLLDKPDLIRGRG
- the ilvA gene encoding threonine ammonia-lyase, biosynthetic, which gives rise to MSTCTATHTADPGLLEHYVKKILAAPVYDLAVRTPLQVAPALSALLGNQVLLKREDLQPTFSFKIRGAYNKLVQLTPEQKARGVVTASAGNHAQGVALAARELGIKARIVMPCSTPELKVLGVRSRGAEAVLHGESFPFALAHALQLAETSGCTFVSPFDDPDVIAGQGTVAMELLRQQQGPLDAIFVPVGGGGLIAGIAAYVKYLRPEVRIVGVEPEGSSCLLAALRAGERVVLPSVDGFADGTAVAQIGAFGFEICRDWVDEVITVSNDALCSAIKLIYDDTRSITEPSGALAVAGICCYVGQHGMRGQTLVAVNSGANINFDSLRHVAERVAAQGAS
- a CDS encoding DUF1652 domain-containing protein, giving the protein MLSELELRSIIEGSFLPKRCECTKAEDASLTIKVYDDRDRDRVDLEVKGINADKLDSSRAICNLISGLREDLKHTHTPALQRVGARGYY